A region of Micropterus dolomieu isolate WLL.071019.BEF.003 ecotype Adirondacks linkage group LG01, ASM2129224v1, whole genome shotgun sequence DNA encodes the following proteins:
- the LOC123965200 gene encoding bucky ball-like, whose amino-acid sequence MDDGSKQPHTFGNGQQRTQHPRPFFYVQPPSQPYYLYQHWQMNNPYGHYGLPGGFNFGRPCMQPYQYMQYPGYVFPHAPIYPMDHRRMFEPRFHAPVWNDMPRPQYHPQPQGRREMACSEAQTDPSDAINKLIECLDKIRGSELQGAERELDSGVASQSSGMFSPRDQKKRDEQNRTLPSAPDENHLASTAVTFSDSTTAVYDGESSQRSLDGLSPHGCWSGGLEEELPLDSSSVHEECPETEELAADEHFLPHEKEEVTDIQSDTSMTDPSVPTCDAEELLKQRVDPILLSTPSAPSSSFTSSQPELKDAKSVDKVSKAEHQKADPSYQILKLPFQSVLKRGDAEAGHLSSPATPYYYNYLSMHTTHERMSVLSPSLDELSSRDEMFSTDLDDADLFPKRVYPDRGLAGVVSGSPQVADEVENVWLPGSKKVMCACCGKSLAKGAGRSKVHSAKMYRDEAGDSEEESRYGRGCEQPVRVVVRKHSAPRKPHSVPLRHPAKPWYKRGQYKDPSDPVNQEEGHDVCIQEPADGESGEMTSSELQCRTCQDRLCREDLTMSDQGRWGDGDVIPRRRQATPLQRQEMSTPRKVMYHRPRDEDNDDDEPPPLPWERGSTTRGEPRC is encoded by the exons ATGGACG ATGGAagcaaacaaccacacacatttGGGAATGGACAACAGAGAACCCAACATCCCAGACCTTTTTTCTATGTCCAGCCACCATCTCAACCTTACTACCTCTACCAGCACTGGCAGATGAACAACCCATACGGTCACTATGGTTTGCCTGGAG gTTTTAATTTTGGCCGTCCCTGCATGCAACCTTACCAGTACATGCAGTATCCCGGGTATGTTTTCCCACATGCTCCGATATATCCAATGGATCACCGGCGAATGTTTGAACCTCGCTTCCACGCTCCTGTCTGGAATGACATGCCTCGTCCGCAGTATCACCCACAGCCTCAGGGGCGTCGAGAAATGGCCTGTTCAGAGGCTCAAACCGACCCCAGTGATGCCATAAACAAACTCATCGAATGCCTTGATAAGATTCGAGGCAGTGAGCTGCAAGGCGCTGAGAGAGAACTAGACTCAGGTGTGGCCTCGCAGTCCTCGGGTATGTTTTCTCCGAGAGACCAGAAGAAAAGGGACGAGCAGAATCGCACCCTGCCTTCAGCGCCCGATGAGAACCATTTGGCGTCTACAGCTGTGACCTTCAGTGACTCCACGACAGCTGTGTATGACGGCGAGTCCAGCCAAAGGAGCTTAGATGGCCTGAGCCCTCATGGATGCTGGTCTGGAGGATTAGAAGAGGAGTTGCCACTCGATAGCTCCTCTGTTCATGAAGAGTGTCCAGAGACTGAGGAGCTGGCTGCAGACGAACACTTCCTCCCTCATGAGAAAGAAGAGGTCACGGATATCCAGTCAGATACCTCGATGACCGATCCAAGTGTTCCCACATGTGACGCAGAAGAGCTCCTGAAGCAGAGAGTGGATCCAATCTTGCTCTCAACACCATCAGCGCCATCTTCTTCCTTTACCTCCAGTCAGCCAGAGCTCAAAGATGCTAAAAGTGTCGACAAAGTCTCAAAGGCAGAACATCAGAAAGCTGATCCAAGCTACCAGATCCTCAAGCTGCCTTTTCAGAGCGTTTTAAAACGTGGAGATGCTGAAGCCGGCCACCTCTCCTCCCCTGCTACAccctactactacaactacctATCCATGCACACCACCCACGAGCGGATGAGCGTTCTCAGTCCATCTCTGGATGAGCTTTCCTCCAGAGATGAGATGTTCTCCACAGATCTGGACGACGCAGATCTTTTCCCCAAACGCGTGTATCCAGACAGGGGGCTCGCAGGAGTTGTAAGTGGGTCTCCACAAGTTGCTGATGAAGTAGAAAACGTGTGGCTGCCTGGCTCGAAGAAGGTTATGTGCGCCTGCTGTGGGAAAAGTCTAGCAAAAGGGGCAGGTAGGAGCAAAGTCCACAGCGCTAAGATGTACAGGGACGAAGCCGGAGACTCTGAGGAGGAAAGCAGATACGGAAGAGGGTGTGAGCAGCCTGTCAGAGTGGTGGTGAGGAAGCATTCTGCGCCCAGGAAGCCTCATTCGGTCCCACTTAGACATCCTGCAAAACCTTGGTATAAAAGGGGCCAATACAAAGATCCCTCAGATCCCGTCAATCAGGAGGAAGGCCATGATGTTTGCATCCAGGAGCCAGCTGATGGTGAGAGTGGAGAGATGACTAGTAGTGAGCTTCAGTGCAGAACATGTCAGG ACAGACTCTGCAGAGAAGATCTGACCATGTCAGATCAAGGAAGGTGGGGAGACGGTGACGTGATCCCCAGGAGGAGACAAGCAACCCCTCTTCAACGACAAG AAATGAGTACTCCGAGGAAAGTGATGTACCACAGGCCAAGAGATGAGGACAATGATGACGATGAGCCGCCACCTTTACCCTGGGAAAGAG GTTCTACAACGAGAGGAGAACCAAGATGTTGA
- the kbtbd2 gene encoding kelch repeat and BTB domain-containing protein 2 produces the protein MSDLSERRPVNTDYAVSLLEQLKFFYEQKLLTDIVLLVEDTEFPCHKMVLATCSSYFRAMFMSGLSESKQTHVHLRNVDPATLQIIITYAYTGNLAISDSTVEPLYETACFLQVEDVLLQCRDYLVKKINAENCVRMLSIGDLFSCSELKQSAKRMVEHKFPVVYRQEAFLQLSHELLIDVLSSDNLNVEKEETVREAAMLWLEYNMEARSQHLSSVLSQIRIDALSEVTQRAWFQGLPPNDKSVVVQGLYKSMPKFFKPRLGMTKEEMLIFMEAMSETQGDGCVMSGALPTTVVCYSPQAEKVYKLSNPPGDLQKVGTLVTPDNDVFIAGGQIPLKNSITNHGKSGKLQAVFRSVDSFFWFDAQQNAWVPKTPMLCARIKPSLVFCEGYIYAIGGDNVGGELNKRTVERYDCEKDEWSMMSPLPFAWNWSTSVVAHDCIYVMTHDLMYCYFPRADTWVEMAMRKTSRCFASAAAFGDLIFYIGGLHVVSNSGIRMPTSTIDGSSVTVEVYDVNKNEWRLAANIPAKRYSDPCVRAVVLLNSLCIFMRETHMNERAKYAIYQYDMELDRWYLRQPVSERVLWDLGKDFRCAVGKLYPSCLEESPWKPPTYLFSNDGAEEFEVDGELVTLPYSS, from the exons ATGTCGGATCTCAGTGAGCGCAGGCCGGTCAACACGGACTACGCTGTCTCCCTGCTGGAGCAGCTCAAGTTCTTTTACGAACAGAAATTACTGACTGACATTGTGCTGCTGGTGGAGGACACGGAGTTCCCATGTCACAAGATGGTCCTGGCCACATGTAGCTCCTATTTCAG GGCGATGTTCATGAGCGGCCTCAGCGAGAGCAAACAGACCCACGTACACCTGAGGAATGTGGACCCGGCCACCCTGCAGATCATAATCACCTACGCCTACACGGGCAACCTGGCCATCAGCGACAGCACCGTGGAGCCGCTCTACGAGACCGCCTGCTTCCTGCAG GTGGAGGACGTCTTGTTGCAGTGCAGAGACTATCTGGTGAAGAAGATAAACGCTGAGAACTGCGTCCGCATGTTGAGCATCGGCGACCTGTTCAGTTGTAGTGAGCTAAAGCAGAGCGCTAAGCGCATGGTGGAGCACAAGTTCCCCGTGGTCTACAGGCAGGAGGCCTTCCTTCAGCTCTCACACGAGCTGTTGATAGACGTCCTGAGCAGCGACAACCTCAACGTGGAAAAGGAGGAGACGGTGCGCGAGGCGGCCATGCTGTGGTTGGAGTATAACATGGAGGCGCGCTCGCAGCACCTGTCCTCTGTGCTCAGTCAGATTCGCATCGACGCGCTGTCTGAGGTGACGCAGCGTGCCTGGTTCCAGGGTCTGCCACCCAACGACAAGTCTGTGGTGGTGCAAGGCCTCTACAAGTCCATGCCCAAGTTCTTCAAACCTCGGTTAGGCATGACCAAGGAAGAGATGCTGATCTTCATGGAGGCCATGTCAGAAACGCAGGGCGATGGCTGCGTCATGTCCGGTGCCTTGCCTACTACGGTAGTGTGTTACAGCCCGCAGGCGGAAAAAGTGTACAAGCTCAGCAACCCCCCAGGAGACCTGCAGAAGGTGGGGACGCTCGTTACACCAGACAACGACGTGTTCATCGCTGGTGGACAGATCCCTCTAAAAAACTCTATCACCAACCACGGCAAGAGCGGAAAGTTACAGGCGGTCTTCCGCTCGGTCGATAGCTTCTTCTGGTTTGACGCCCAGCAGAACGCCTGGGTACCCAAAACCCCCATGCTGTGTGCCCGAATCAAGCCCTCGCTGGTGTTCTGTGAGGGCTACATCTATGCAATCGGAGGAGACAACGTAGGAGGAGAGCTGAACAAGCGCACGGTGGAGCGCTACGACTGCGAGAAGGACGAGTGGAGCATGATGAGCCCCCTGCCCTTCGCCTGGAACTGGAGCACCTCCGTGGTGGCGCACGACTGCATCTACGTGATGACCCACGACCTGATGTACTGCTACTTCCCCCGAGCCGACACCTGGGTGGAGATGGCCATGCGCAAGACCAGCCGCTGTTTCGCCTCTGCAGCTGCCTTCGGTGACCTCATTTTCTACATTGGCGGCCTCCACGTGGTCAGCAACTCTGGCATCCGCATGCCCACGAGCACCATCGACGGCTCTTCCGTCACCGTGGAGGTCTATGATGTCAACAAGAACGAGTGGCGCCTGGCCGCCAACATCCCTGCCAAGCGTTACTCGGACCCATGCGTGCGGGCAGTGGTGCTGCTCAACTCGCTGTGCATTTTTATGCGTGAAACCCACATGAACGAGCGCGCCAAGTACGCTATTTATCAGTACGACATGGAGCTGGACCGGTGGTACCTACGGCAGCCCGTGTCGGAACGCGTGCTCTGGGATCTGGGCAAGGACTTCCGCTGTGCGGTGGGTAAGCTGTACCCGTCCTGCCTGGAGGAGTCCCCCTGGAAACCCCCAACCTACCTCTTCTCCAACGACGGAGCCGAGGAGTTTGAGGTGGACGGGGAGCTAGTGACGCTCCCGTATAGCTCTTAG
- the LOC123968723 gene encoding uncharacterized protein LOC123968723 has protein sequence MEAATSTLQHSFGPGPRGPSPPYGAQQAQGSHQLDPGSSGASRSEEQQQQQHHKPFFYVQPSQPYLPMQSMQWPVPVPMPVSYNPYYGYPGLGYGMPVMPSYQPNPYTELPGFVVPHTHLHLMDYRRMLNPQYYQTMAYQSRRFRYQHNGQAREMTSSEVQTEPLSATQRTSTSGSSNVETSSGLPVHSTDNTPSVPTSQPLSPAFAVQKGDHSLEPKDMLPSSNKRTPPNGSFVIQTEEVRIECCTTPVGLQLLHSHETSEVSHSFSQDVVQCRSIRQGRVLQDKGLCLPAEESEQVLQARPDILLVGMPSSDEKIPASEETRNQIDSVSVSSDFGSQVAVNGGDQETSSEKDQSVASKNLHFKVVHLPFDPKYLDELRKMESTVWSMEDTMIPSPESLIQNGCTESCDETLAAVAEVPSADALMVREEAPTEEVVPMIEMPPLTEDELDDMVPTVSPGDEMASEPDMCSMMGVPVAEETPMTESTHIAEVAHVPYLLLLDNSPLKVDRNQHRRETNAQDHQDTSFESLPAYLPSTSWLADFDNVYYCSKLPQTPKKQSRPLSSHGLDVPSRRRKLDLEYKEQPTIRKPKERYKPKGKVDRRSLSDHECCVSRNFNENAFGPYVSKKERLCAGCQAKRRICTSASPGLDAQTLKRKAFQQWNDGLLPTCEACKSHTNKRLMRQGSSPDVCGGRRHGHDTEGESSENSSWRTRPKWRAADNLRKLGDLKRPLASKQNLEKCPTAMYPKLREKNCVCNEACRQSGAWERMHHCPHGNTIREMDENCAVPVSLQDKWRNMDQINQTHRWQTEKSWKAAMTNPDTDGSKNEAKSQHLNKHKKSQGTCRKDTRC, from the exons ATGGAGGCAGCCACGTCTACCTTGCAACATTCTTTCGGTCCGGGCCCTCGAGGTCCAAGCCCACCTTATGGAGCTCAGCAGGCCCAAGGGTCCCATCAGCTGGATCCTGGGTCTTCAGGAGCTTCACGTtctgaggagcagcagcagcagcagcaccacaaaCCTTTCTTCTACGTCCAGCCCTCGCAGCCATACCTGCCCATGCAGAGTATGCAGTGGCCTGTGCCAGTGCCCATGCCTGTTTCCTACAACCCATACTATGGCTACCCTGGTTTAG GTTATGGCATGCCAGTGATGCCCAGCTATCAACCAAATCCGTACACAGAGCTACCTGGCTTTGTTGTACCCCATACTCACCTCCATTTGATGGACTACAGACGCATGCTCAACCCGCAGTATTACCAGACCATGGCCTACCAGTCTCGCAGGTTCCGCTACCAGCACAACGGCCAGGCCAGAGAAATGACCAGCTCTGAGGTTCAAACAGAGCCACTATCTGCAACCCAGAGGACCAGCACCTCAGGTTCCAGCAATGTTGAAACCTCCAGTGGTCTCCCAGTCCACAGCACTGACAACACCCCCAGTGTCCCCACCAGTCAGCCGCTCTCACCAGCCTTTGCTGTGCAGAAGGGGGATCACTCTCTGGAGCCAAAGGACATGTTGCCCTCTTCCAACAAACGGACGCCACCAAATGGCAGCTTTGTTATTCAgacagaggaggtgaggatTGAATGCTGCACCACACCGGTGGGACTACAACTCCTGCACTCTCATGAGACTTCAGAAGtatcccacagcttttcccaaGATGTGGTCCAGTGTAGATCCATTCGCCAGGGTCGTGTGCTGCAGGACAAGGGACTGTGCCTTCCTGCAGAAGAGTCAGAGCAGGTACTCCAAGCACGTCCTGACATCCTGTTAGTTGGGATGCCCAGCAGCGATGAGAAGATCCCGGCTTCGGAGGAGACGAGGAACCAGATAGACTCTGTGAGTGTTTCCTCAGACTTTGGATCCCAAGTAGCAGTTAATGGTGGTGATCAGGAGACAAGCAGTGAGAAAGATCAGAGTGTTGCATCCAAGAACCTTCACTTCAAAGTTGTTCACCTGCCATTTGACCCCAAGTACCTGGATGAGCTGAGAAAGATGGAATCCACTGTCTGGTCAATGGAGGACACTATGATTCCCTCCCCTGAATCGCTGATCCAAAACGGTTGCACGGAGTCTTGTGATGAAACACTGGCTGCTGTAGCTGAAGTGCCTTCAGCAGATGCACTGATGGTGAGGGAGGAGGCTCCTACAGAAGAGGTTGTTCCCATGATCGAGATGCCTCCTCTGACAGAGGATGAACTGGATGACATGGTCCCCACTGTGAGTCCTGGGGATGAGATGGCATCTGAACCTGATATGTGCTCTATGATGGGTGTTCCTGTTGCAGAGGAAACTCCTATGACCGAGTCGACACACATAGCAGAGGTGGCTCACGTACCTTACTTGCTGTTGTTGGATAATTCTCCTCTTAAGGTAGATAGAAACCAACATAGACGAGAAACAAATGCCCAGGATCACCAGGACACTTCATTCGAATCATTGCCTGCCTACCTCCCCTCAACCAGCTGGCTGGCTGACTTTGATAATGTCTACTACTGTAGCAAGTTGCCACAAACTCCCAAGAAACAGAGCAGACCTTTGAGCAGCCATGGTTTAGATGTGCCTTCCAGAAGACGAAAACTAGACCTAGAGTACAAGGAACAGCCTACAATTCGCAAGCCAAAAGAGAGGTACAAACCCAAAGGCAAGGTGGATCGACGAAGCCTCTCTGACCATGAATGCTGCGTTAGCAGAAATTTCAATGAGAATGCGTTTGGCCCTTATGTGTCCAAGAAAGAGCGACTTTGCGCCGGATGTCAGGCAAAACGCAGGATCTGTACATCTGCCAGCCCGGGACTCGATGCTCAGACcttaaaaagaaaagctttCCAACAGTGGAATGATGGGCTCTTACCAACATGTGAAGCCTGTAAATCTCACACCAACAAACGACTGATGAGACAAGGTTCCAGTCCTGATGTCTGTGGTGGCCGCCGTCATGGACACGACACTGAGGGAGAATCGTCTGAGAACAGCTCATGGCGCACAAGGCCGAAATGGAGGGCAGCTGATAATCTCAGGAAGCTCGGCGATCTCAAGAGGCCCCTGGCCTCAAAGCAAAACTTGGAGAAATGTCCTACAGCAATGTACCCCAAGCTGAGAGaaaagaactgtgtgtgtaatGAGGCATGTCGTCAGTCTGGTGCATGGGAGAGGATGCACCACTGCCCCCACGGCAACACCATCCGAGAAATGGATGAGAACTGTGCCGTGCCGGTTTCCCTGCAGGACAAATGGAGGAACATGGATCAGATTAACCAGACGCACAGGTGGCAAACCG AGAAGTCATGGAAAGCAGCGATGACTAACCCCGATACCGATGGCTCCAAGAATGAAGCCAAATCACAACACTTGAATAAACACAAGAAATCACAAG gaacCTGTAGAAAAGACACGCGATGTTAA